A single genomic interval of Bacteroidales bacterium harbors:
- a CDS encoding aminotransferase class I/II-fold pyridoxal phosphate-dependent enzyme encodes MKMWNMLALGYSDTQGLPELREEIAGLYRSVKPEEILVLAPEEGIFIAMNTLLKKGDEIITPYPGYQSLYEVARSTGCEVKFWEPRFSNGWHFETEDLKKLFSNKTKMLVINFPNNPTGSSISKEIQQEIVDLAKQNDTILFSDEMYQYLEYEDEDRLPSVADLYDQSVTLFGMSKTFALPGLRIGWLITKNQDWMNEFLLFRDYTTICNSPVSEILALMGLKAREQILRRNQEIIRYNLKLLERFFNKYDTYFDWYMPTAGPIAFPRLKGKTDANDFCKDLLEKKGALLLPPQVYDFSGNHFRIGFARQNMPEGLGKLEEYIEENFPLK; translated from the coding sequence AGAAATTGCCGGTTTGTACCGGTCGGTCAAACCCGAAGAAATCCTTGTGCTGGCACCGGAAGAAGGTATATTCATTGCCATGAATACCTTGCTGAAAAAAGGGGATGAGATCATCACTCCCTATCCGGGATATCAATCGCTCTATGAAGTGGCACGCTCAACAGGCTGTGAGGTTAAATTCTGGGAACCCAGATTCAGCAACGGATGGCATTTTGAAACCGAGGATCTTAAAAAACTCTTCAGTAATAAAACCAAAATGCTTGTCATCAATTTCCCGAACAATCCCACCGGTTCTTCCATCTCAAAAGAAATTCAGCAAGAAATTGTTGATCTCGCCAAACAAAATGACACCATCTTATTTTCAGATGAAATGTATCAATACCTGGAATACGAGGATGAAGATCGTTTACCTTCCGTAGCCGATCTATATGACCAATCCGTTACCCTTTTTGGCATGTCAAAAACCTTTGCCCTCCCAGGTTTACGGATCGGTTGGCTGATCACAAAAAATCAGGACTGGATGAATGAGTTTTTATTATTCCGGGATTATACTACCATTTGCAATAGTCCAGTCAGCGAAATTCTTGCTCTTATGGGACTGAAAGCACGGGAACAGATACTCAGGAGGAATCAGGAGATCATTCGCTACAATCTTAAACTGTTGGAACGTTTTTTCAACAAATATGACACCTATTTTGACTGGTATATGCCAACAGCAGGCCCTATAGCTTTTCCCAGATTAAAAGGTAAAACGGATGCCAATGATTTCTGTAAAGATCTGCTGGAAAAGAAAGGAGCCTTGTTATTACCCCCGCAGGTATACGATTTCAGTGGCAATCATTTCCGCATTGGCTTTGCCAGGCAAAATATGCCGGAAGGGCTGGGAAAGCTGGAAGAATATATTGAAGAAAACTTCCCTCTCAAATAG